One Esox lucius isolate fEsoLuc1 chromosome 1, fEsoLuc1.pri, whole genome shotgun sequence genomic region harbors:
- the LOC105029019 gene encoding C-type lectin domain family 4 member M-like isoform X2, with product MMPMDIDDTQSNKPRTENPVGDTVSEVQCWKRPSGVAVICLGLLCGLLLAGIIGLFVYSRDQQARYSILGNEKDQFQSEEDHLQTHFSTLSKDRDLLHTKCKTLKDELQTNYDNLTKERDQLQKSYDKLNEERDQLQTSYNTLTKRRDQLQTSYNTLAKEKDELQTSYNTLAKEKDHLQTSYNTVTDERDQLQTIYNSLTKIKNQLQTSYNNLTKERDLLQTSYNNLINQKCPKNWKKFGCSCYYISSVKNTWNAGRQDCLNRRADLVIINSREEQAFIKALGHRSWIGLTDRDVDGTWRWVDGTPMTTSYWINGEPNGGKKENCGENKISNDDPVMAWNDQPCDHENYFICERFG from the exons ATGATGCCAATGGATATTGATGACACTCAATCCAACAAGCCCAGAACGGAGAATCCTGTTGGTGATACAGTTTCAG AGGTACAGTGTTGGAAAAGACCCTCTGGGGTTGCTGTTATATGTCTGGGACTGCTGTGTGGTCTCCTATTGGCTGGGATCATAGGCCTGTTTGTCTACT CGAGAGACCAACAGGCCAGGTACAGCATTCTGGGTAATGAGAAAGACCAGTTCCAGAGCGAGGAGGACCACTTACAGACACATTTCAGTACCTTATCAAAAGACAGAGACCTGTTACATACTAAATGCAAAACTCTTAAAGACGAGCTCCAGACTAATTACGACAATCTGActaaagagagagaccagctccAGAAAAGTTACGACAAACTgaatgaagagagagaccagctacagaccaGTTACAACACCCTGACTAAAaggagagaccagctacagaccaGCTACAACACCCTGGCAAAAGAGAAAGACGAGCTACAGACCAGTTACAACACCCTGGCTAAAGAGAAAGACCATCTACAGACTAGTTACAACACTGTGACTGatgagagagaccagctacagaccaTATACAACAGCctgactaaaataaaaaatcagctGCAGACCAGCTACAACAACCTGACTAAAGAGAGAGACCTGCTACAGACAAGCTACAATAACCTGATTAACCAGAAGTGTCCCAAAAACTGGAAAAAGTTTGGCTGCAGTTGTTACTACATCTCCTCTGTCAAGAACACCTGGAATGCAGGCAGACAGGACTGTCTGAATAGAAGAGCAGACCTGGTGATCATCAACAGCAGAGAGGAACAGGCTTTTATCAAAGCACTTGGCCACAGATCCTGGATTGGTCTGACTGACAGAGACGTTGATGGAACAtggagatgggtggatgggACACCAATGACCACAAGTTACTGGATCAACGGGGAGCCAAATggagggaaaaaagaaaactgtggCGAAAATAAAATCTCCAACGATGATCCAGTGATGGCTTGGAATGATCAACCATGTGACcatgaaaattattttatctGTGAGAGATTTGGGTAG
- the LOC117594807 gene encoding C-type lectin domain family 4 member E-like, with product MSTIEGSSVLKSAQHSGRRVYMLLAVAFSVLCVLHFILNIYTFLVTYLTSGENLLNTRYDNLTNERDQLQTSCINLTKSTCFQHWIKSGSGCYYIFTDYKTWTDSRQDCLDRGGDLVIINSREEQEFITRLGYKVWIGLTDRDVEGTWRWVNGSPLTTSYWINEEPNDAGGTEDCAEIRMTESEPFGAWNDAPCQIPKRWICERTMHCRK from the exons ATGAGTACTATTGAGGGTTCTTCCGTTCTGAA ATCAGCTCAACACTCTGGGAGAAGAGTCTATATGTTGCTTGCTgtggcattttcagtgttgtGTGTCCTACACTTCATTCTCAATATCTACACATTTCTAGTCACCTACTTAACCTCTGGAGAGAATCTACTGAATACCAGGTATGACAACCTGACTAATGAGAGAGACCAGCTTCAGACCAGCTGCATCAACTTGACTAAATCGACATGTTTTCAACACTGGATAAAGTCTGGCTCTGGTTGTTACTACATTTTCACTGACTATAAAACTTGGACTGACAGCAGACAGGACTGTCTGGATAGAGGAGGAGACCTGGTGATCATAAACAGCAGGGAGGAACAGGAATTTATCACAAGACTTGGCTACAAAGTCTGGATTGGTCTGACTGACAGAGACGTTGAGGGAACCTGGAGATGGGTGAATGGTTCACCACTGACCACCAGTTACTGGATCAACGAGGAGCCAAATGATGCTGGAGGAACTGAGGACTGTGCTGAGATTAGAATGACTGAAAGTGAACCGTTTGGGGCTTGGAATGATGCTCCATGTCAAATCCCAAAACGTTGGATCTGTGAGAGGACGATGCACTGTAGAAAGTAA